A region of Allocoleopsis franciscana PCC 7113 DNA encodes the following proteins:
- a CDS encoding M48 family metallopeptidase, with protein MKTLWNTLLISIGLLLPNSTVVVLAQSLSKTIEEPVAIASTGIVVAEKLSPAQPPPTLVVPVLETTPETRPAGTAVESSGESPETPVIPNTTPNSTPVAPTAEETPASTQTESSEDKSSTEESADAQAPELSPEELARQEKLIQADQLFMNGQVSAAQKLYRAAKEPFPTGELAEETAQPEPIYDAAQLPAAGAVYWRMSGEGLEQKLKTKIFVPLESLVERFPQFIPGHLRYAQALKEYEQSEKALQVLERASSLYPKEPELLKATITAMGEQKKWLEASLTARQFALLYPDHPQSNEFSQLADENLERYRNYMRRELRGNAIANAITGALGLVFTGNLFGPISAIDSTVMLLRGESAVGESVANQAKRQLPLMEDEEVLNYVREVGNKLTLVAGRKDFEYEFHVVMDDRLNAFALPGGKVFVNAGTILKTRSEAELAGLLAHELAHAVLSHGFQLVTQGNLIANITQYIPLGGTAANLIVLDYSRDMERQADALGTRILAASGYAADGLHNLMGTLEKEERDRPLFAWLSTHPDTRERTRNIETLIQRNGYNRYTYEGVSRHVEIQKRVAQLLKEYKEREKKN; from the coding sequence ATGAAAACTCTCTGGAACACCTTGCTCATCTCAATCGGTCTGTTATTACCAAACTCAACCGTCGTTGTTTTAGCGCAGTCTCTGAGCAAGACAATTGAGGAACCAGTAGCAATCGCATCCACAGGTATTGTTGTAGCCGAAAAGCTGTCTCCTGCCCAGCCTCCGCCCACCCTTGTGGTTCCTGTGCTGGAAACCACACCGGAAACTCGCCCCGCAGGAACAGCAGTGGAGAGTTCAGGCGAGAGTCCAGAAACCCCTGTCATTCCCAACACCACTCCTAACTCCACACCTGTCGCACCAACCGCCGAGGAAACGCCAGCATCTACCCAAACGGAGAGTTCCGAAGACAAATCCAGTACTGAAGAATCTGCCGATGCCCAAGCACCAGAACTCAGTCCGGAAGAACTCGCACGCCAGGAAAAGCTCATCCAAGCCGATCAATTGTTTATGAATGGGCAGGTGAGTGCCGCCCAGAAATTGTATCGTGCCGCTAAAGAACCTTTTCCCACAGGCGAACTAGCCGAGGAAACAGCGCAACCTGAGCCGATTTACGACGCTGCCCAGTTACCCGCTGCTGGTGCGGTGTACTGGCGCATGTCTGGAGAGGGGTTAGAACAAAAGCTGAAAACCAAGATTTTTGTGCCCCTGGAGTCTTTAGTTGAGCGGTTTCCGCAATTTATTCCTGGGCATTTGCGCTACGCCCAAGCCCTGAAAGAGTATGAGCAGTCAGAAAAAGCGTTACAAGTCTTAGAGCGAGCCAGTTCTCTGTATCCCAAAGAACCGGAGTTACTCAAAGCGACAATTACCGCTATGGGTGAACAGAAGAAGTGGCTGGAGGCATCCCTGACGGCGAGACAATTTGCCTTACTGTATCCAGATCATCCCCAAAGTAACGAGTTTTCTCAGTTGGCGGATGAAAATCTAGAGCGATATCGCAATTATATGCGTCGGGAGTTACGCGGAAATGCGATCGCCAATGCCATCACAGGTGCACTGGGCCTTGTGTTCACGGGCAATTTGTTTGGCCCCATTTCCGCGATTGACTCGACAGTCATGTTGCTACGTGGAGAATCAGCGGTGGGAGAATCGGTTGCTAACCAAGCTAAACGGCAACTGCCCCTAATGGAAGACGAAGAAGTTCTCAACTACGTGCGTGAGGTAGGGAATAAACTCACCTTAGTAGCAGGAAGGAAGGATTTTGAATACGAGTTTCATGTAGTGATGGATGATCGGCTCAATGCTTTTGCCTTGCCGGGAGGTAAGGTATTTGTTAACGCGGGTACTATCTTGAAAACCCGCTCTGAGGCGGAATTAGCGGGATTATTAGCCCACGAGTTAGCTCATGCCGTGTTGTCTCATGGTTTTCAGTTGGTGACTCAAGGCAACCTGATAGCCAACATTACGCAATATATCCCTTTAGGCGGCACGGCGGCGAATCTCATCGTCCTCGACTATAGCCGGGATATGGAACGTCAGGCGGATGCCCTCGGCACACGCATTCTAGCAGCGAGTGGCTATGCTGCTGATGGATTGCATAACCTGATGGGAACACTGGAGAAGGAAGAACGCGATCGCCCTTTGTTTGCATGGCTTTCCACTCACCCTGATACGAGGGAAAGAACTCGCAATATCGAAACGTTGATTCAGCGCAATGGCTACAATCGCTATACCTACGAGGGAGTATCGCGACACGTCGAAATTCAAAAACGAGTTGCACAACTTCTTAAAGAGTACAAAGAGCGCGAGAAGAAAAATTGA
- a CDS encoding histidine kinase: MERVSLITRHIEDIEGAKEVTEKHGNEAKEGAAAGATAGTILGGVGGFLVGVGVLAIPGVGPLLAAGVGIPAFASTLAGAGIGAAAGGIIGGLVGLGIPEERAKVYNERVKGGEHLLMVNGTEDDLHRARDIMRRHNVDEFGIYDAPDLIKAKPARTEVKAESAPRSERVVTREVLTDTRDIDRDGEPEVFIVEERKEVR, encoded by the coding sequence ATGGAGAGAGTCTCCTTAATAACGCGGCATATCGAGGATATCGAGGGCGCGAAGGAAGTCACAGAGAAACACGGAAACGAAGCCAAGGAAGGAGCGGCGGCAGGCGCAACGGCTGGTACTATCTTGGGTGGTGTTGGCGGTTTCTTAGTCGGTGTCGGTGTATTAGCTATTCCTGGTGTTGGTCCACTATTGGCAGCAGGAGTAGGAATCCCTGCTTTTGCCTCTACTCTGGCAGGGGCTGGAATTGGTGCGGCAGCCGGCGGTATCATTGGCGGCTTGGTTGGTCTGGGCATTCCTGAAGAAAGAGCCAAGGTGTACAATGAGCGCGTCAAAGGTGGCGAACATTTATTGATGGTCAATGGAACGGAAGATGACCTTCATCGCGCCCGAGATATCATGCGTAGGCATAATGTTGATGAATTCGGAATCTATGATGCTCCCGATCTTATAAAAGCGAAGCCTGCTCGAACAGAGGTCAAAGCTGAATCGGCTCCAAGGAGCGAACGGGTGGTAACGAGAGAAGTGCTGACTGACACTCGCGACATAGATCGGGATGGCGAGCCAGAGGTCTTTATCGTTGAGGAGCGAAAAGAAGTTCGATAA
- a CDS encoding class I SAM-dependent methyltransferase has protein sequence MERVTEPEVMDSVQEAIEYDAMDFLEVNTAFAELAVELGPQEGLILDAGTGTARIPILMSQKRPQWQIIGIDLAQSMLDIGQKNVEQSGLQQQIQLEWVDAKQLPYPNEHFDMVVSNSLIHHLPNPLPFLLELKRVLKSNGAILLRDLLRPDSQETLEAIVNRVAADCNTHQTQLFRDSLHAAFTLDEVNQMMETVGLEGVNVYQSSDRHWTVELRSCTTP, from the coding sequence ATGGAACGAGTTACTGAACCGGAAGTCATGGATAGTGTACAAGAAGCAATTGAGTATGATGCCATGGATTTCTTGGAGGTTAATACAGCTTTTGCCGAACTGGCTGTTGAACTGGGGCCACAAGAGGGGCTGATTCTTGATGCCGGGACTGGCACTGCCCGAATTCCCATTCTCATGAGCCAAAAGCGTCCCCAGTGGCAGATTATTGGGATTGATCTGGCACAATCCATGCTGGATATTGGGCAAAAGAATGTTGAGCAATCTGGTTTGCAACAACAAATTCAATTGGAATGGGTGGACGCGAAGCAGCTACCTTATCCCAATGAACACTTTGATATGGTCGTCTCCAATAGCCTGATCCATCATCTGCCAAACCCATTACCTTTTTTATTGGAACTCAAGCGAGTCCTCAAATCGAATGGAGCGATTCTTCTGCGGGATTTACTTCGACCGGATTCTCAGGAAACTTTAGAGGCGATCGTTAATCGAGTTGCGGCTGATTGCAATACTCATCAAACGCAGTTATTTCGTGATTCTCTTCACGCGGCTTTCACGCTAGATGAAGTGAATCAAATGATGGAAACAGTGGGTCTGGAAGGTGTTAACGTTTATCAATCTTCTGATCGACATTGGACGGTTGAACTCAGATCTTGCACCACCCCCTAG
- a CDS encoding trifunctional serine/threonine-protein kinase/ATP-binding protein/sensor histidine kinase: protein MSNNFVTLTGYRILDKIYSGSRTQVYRGVRSHDQKPVVLKLLLSEYPTFKELVQFRNQYTIAKNLDLSGIVKPLALENYRNGYALVMEDYGCVSLKQKMGNTEGMGRNADSLKEFLNIAIQIVQTLEGLIHHRIIHKDIKPDNILIHPDNNQIKLIDFSIASLLPRESQEIQNPNVLEGTLAYMSPEQTGRMNRGIDYRTDFYSLGVTFYELLTGQLPFQASDPIELVHCHIAKIPTPPIELISSIPQEVNDIVMKLMAKTAEERYQSAFGLRADLETCLQRYSENCSIQTFRLGEKDICDRFAIPEKLYGREAEVATLLAAFDRVSGKGEMSNEIFGLISPLSSQFNIQNPTTEQSLKVQKSQIELMLVAGFSGIGKTAVVNEVQKPIVRQRGYFIKGKFDQFKRDIPFSAWVQALQNLMRQLLTESTTEVDTWKAKILDALGENGQVIVEVIPELELLIGKQPKVPELEGSAARKRFNLLFRKFIRVFATQKHPLVIFLDDLQWADSASLKLMQLLMSEADTGYLLLIGAYRDNEVSAAHPLMLTLDEIREADATVNQITLAPLDQPSLNRLIADTLSCSLERAAPLAELVLTKTKGNPFFTNQFLKSLHEDGLITFNPPTSLSKGGENSLVLEGSTGGWQCDIAQVRTLVLTDDVVEFMALQLQKLPINTQRVLQLAACIGNQFDLATLATVHEKSQTETAADLWRALQEGLIIPITEVYKFFQDTESIKVAQSQELFVSYRFLHDRVQQAAYFLIPEQDKPSTHLKIGRLLFSKGKHGGSAPTVENWEEKYFDIVNQLNRGVGLIDERTERDQLAQLNLTAGHKAKASTAYAAAIRYLNVGMELLEAQGWQRQYELTLALHNEAAEAAYLSGDFEEMERLAEIVRNSATTLVDKVKTYEVNIQANIAQNKILEAVNIALQVLKLLGVEFPQKPSQLDIQCGLEEITSNLASQQISDLIDLPKMTDPTTFAAMRLLSSIFSASFIAVPELMPLIVFKQVILSAQYGNTSLSAFAYVNYGLILCGIVGDIETGYQFGQLALRLLDKLQAKELKTKILTVFHATVGIWKEHVRESLPAFRAAYSNGLETGDLEFASNCAYLYSFHSSFAGKQLASLEPEMAAYSEVLAQLKQETYLNYNKIYRQAVLNLIKKAEDPCRLMGESYNEETMLPIHQQANDRYAICNLSVNKLRLCCLFDNSRLAIETAILAEQYLDGATATLLIPLFYFYDSLTRLAVFPDSPQTEQQSLLEKVTTNQEKMQKWADHAPMNYLHKFYLVEAERHRVLGQWIEAMDCYDKAIQGANENEYIQEEALAYELAAKFYLAWGKNIIAQTYLTNAYYAYARWGAKAKVEDLEQRYPQLLASLLNQKINCQVDDTITQLTTGTITSTSRGGSDVLDLATVMKASQTLSGEIQIEQLLSTLMQVVMENAGAEKGTLILLEGDSLAIAAQTVIGQVCNLQSIPVFGSQDIPVSLINYVWRTQEILVIHDATVPQHFAADPYIIQQKPKSVLCSPIKNQGKLIGILYLENNLTPGAFTPKRLEVLNLLSSQAAISIKNAKLYAEVVEREKELGESEKRLAQFLEAMPVGVAVHDATGKLYYTNQTGQQLLGKCVVKEATAEQLTNIYQVYRAGTDQLYPTDRLPIVRALKGERVTLDDLEIRRGETVIPLEVETTPVFDEQGNIIYAIATMQDISDRKQAEADRLRLAQEREAKNVALQMNQEIEAKNQELAAALEQLKTTQQQLIESEKMAALGQLVAGIAHEINTPLGAIRSSAGNIYKFLGQTLEQLPTLFQSLTPEEGQDFLTLLQRSLQQESTFSTKEERQFKRALRRQLEEAAIENADVIADRLVIMGISQDIEPFLPLLRKPDSSQILALAYKLSELKRGTMTINTATERASKVVFALKTYARYDQTGEMTPANLTEGIETVLTLYHNQLKKGVEVVRNYGNLPTMLCYPDELNQVWTNLIHNALQAMDYQGILTLSVMVDEQQAKISIGDTGKGIPEEIQAKIFEPFFTTKPAGEGSGLGLDIVKKIIEKHDGKIMVESEPGCTTFKVFLPIHPIQEAANG, encoded by the coding sequence ATGAGCAACAATTTTGTCACACTGACCGGATATCGCATTCTTGACAAAATCTATTCCGGCTCTAGAACCCAGGTTTATCGAGGGGTGCGATCTCATGACCAAAAACCGGTCGTGCTGAAATTGCTGTTAAGTGAATATCCTACGTTCAAGGAATTGGTACAGTTTCGCAATCAGTACACTATTGCTAAAAACCTTGATTTATCTGGGATTGTAAAACCCTTAGCTCTGGAAAACTACCGCAATGGTTATGCCTTAGTCATGGAAGACTATGGCTGCGTTTCCCTCAAGCAGAAGATGGGAAATACAGAGGGTATGGGAAGGAATGCTGATTCTCTCAAAGAATTTCTCAACATTGCGATTCAGATTGTCCAAACCTTAGAAGGATTAATCCACCATCGAATTATCCATAAAGATATAAAGCCAGATAACATTTTAATTCATCCAGATAATAACCAAATAAAACTGATTGATTTTAGTATTGCCTCTTTACTGCCTAGAGAAAGTCAAGAAATTCAAAACCCCAATGTTCTAGAAGGAACCCTTGCTTATATGTCTCCGGAACAAACCGGAAGGATGAATCGAGGAATCGACTACCGCACGGATTTTTACTCATTGGGTGTTACCTTCTACGAACTGCTAACCGGACAACTGCCTTTTCAAGCGAGCGACCCCATTGAGTTAGTTCACTGCCATATTGCCAAAATTCCAACTCCGCCCATCGAACTAATTTCCTCTATACCTCAGGAGGTGAATGATATCGTGATGAAGTTGATGGCAAAAACGGCGGAAGAACGCTATCAGAGTGCGTTTGGATTGCGAGCGGACTTGGAAACCTGTTTGCAAAGATATTCAGAAAATTGCAGTATTCAAACTTTTCGATTAGGCGAAAAGGATATCTGCGATCGCTTTGCGATTCCCGAAAAACTTTACGGTCGAGAAGCCGAAGTTGCCACGCTGTTAGCCGCCTTTGATCGGGTCAGTGGCAAGGGAGAAATGTCTAACGAAATTTTCGGATTAATCTCTCCTTTGTCTTCCCAATTTAACATCCAAAACCCTACCACCGAACAAAGTTTGAAGGTGCAAAAATCCCAAATCGAACTGATGTTAGTGGCAGGCTTTTCGGGTATTGGGAAAACGGCTGTCGTGAATGAAGTCCAAAAACCTATTGTGCGCCAACGAGGCTACTTCATCAAAGGAAAATTTGACCAATTCAAGCGGGATATTCCCTTTTCAGCTTGGGTGCAAGCCTTGCAAAATTTGATGCGGCAACTGCTAACCGAAAGTACTACTGAGGTGGATACATGGAAAGCTAAAATCTTGGATGCCTTGGGTGAAAATGGTCAGGTCATTGTTGAGGTAATTCCAGAATTAGAACTGTTAATTGGCAAGCAACCAAAAGTGCCAGAATTAGAGGGGAGTGCGGCTCGAAAACGCTTCAATCTTTTATTTAGAAAGTTTATTCGAGTGTTCGCCACCCAAAAACATCCTCTAGTGATTTTCCTGGATGATTTGCAGTGGGCTGACTCGGCTTCTTTGAAACTGATGCAATTGCTAATGAGCGAGGCAGATACTGGCTATTTGTTACTGATTGGAGCGTATCGAGATAACGAAGTCTCTGCTGCACATCCCCTGATGTTGACATTAGATGAAATTCGCGAAGCGGATGCGACAGTCAATCAAATTACTTTAGCGCCTTTAGACCAACCTTCTCTCAATCGATTGATTGCTGATACCCTTTCGTGTTCCTTAGAACGAGCCGCTCCTTTGGCAGAATTGGTTCTTACCAAAACCAAAGGAAATCCTTTTTTTACTAATCAATTCTTAAAGTCCCTGCATGAAGATGGACTCATCACATTTAATCCCCCAACCTCCCTTAGTAAGGGGGGAGAAAATAGCTTAGTTCTTGAGGGAAGTACAGGAGGGTGGCAATGCGATATTGCCCAAGTAAGAACTCTTGTCTTGACAGATGATGTAGTCGAATTTATGGCACTTCAGTTGCAAAAACTGCCCATTAATACCCAAAGGGTCTTGCAACTAGCCGCCTGTATTGGCAACCAATTTGATTTAGCAACCCTGGCAACTGTACATGAAAAATCTCAAACTGAAACGGCAGCTGACTTGTGGAGGGCATTGCAAGAAGGGCTGATTATTCCAATTACTGAAGTCTACAAATTTTTTCAAGATACCGAATCAATTAAAGTTGCCCAGTCTCAAGAGTTATTTGTTTCTTATCGATTTTTGCATGACCGAGTGCAGCAAGCGGCTTATTTTTTGATTCCTGAACAAGACAAGCCATCAACTCACCTTAAAATTGGGCGATTGTTGTTCAGTAAGGGCAAACACGGAGGTAGCGCCCCTACTGTAGAGAATTGGGAAGAGAAGTATTTTGATATTGTCAACCAGTTGAATAGAGGGGTAGGGTTAATTGATGAGCGCACAGAACGTGATCAACTTGCTCAGTTAAATCTAACTGCTGGACATAAAGCAAAAGCTTCCACCGCGTATGCAGCGGCTATTCGGTATTTAAACGTAGGCATGGAATTATTAGAGGCTCAAGGGTGGCAACGTCAGTATGAACTAACCTTAGCCTTGCATAATGAAGCAGCGGAGGCGGCATACCTGAGTGGTGATTTTGAGGAGATGGAAAGACTTGCGGAGATAGTGCGAAACTCTGCTACGACGCTGGTGGATAAGGTGAAAACTTATGAAGTTAATATCCAAGCCAATATCGCGCAAAACAAGATTTTGGAAGCCGTCAATATCGCCCTACAAGTTCTCAAATTATTGGGGGTGGAATTTCCTCAGAAGCCAAGCCAGTTAGATATTCAGTGCGGACTAGAAGAAATCACATCAAATTTGGCATCCCAACAAATTTCTGACTTAATTGACTTGCCAAAAATGACTGATCCAACCACGTTTGCAGCCATGCGTCTCCTCTCCAGTATATTTTCTGCCTCCTTTATTGCCGTCCCCGAATTAATGCCTTTGATTGTATTTAAACAAGTCATCTTATCAGCTCAATATGGCAATACCTCTTTATCGGCTTTTGCCTATGTTAATTACGGACTCATTCTCTGTGGAATAGTAGGAGATATTGAGACAGGCTATCAATTTGGTCAACTGGCTTTAAGGCTTTTAGATAAACTTCAAGCTAAAGAACTCAAGACTAAGATATTGACCGTCTTTCATGCAACGGTAGGGATTTGGAAAGAGCATGTTAGGGAATCCTTGCCGGCGTTTCGAGCCGCTTACTCGAATGGGCTGGAAACTGGAGATTTAGAATTTGCTAGCAATTGTGCTTATCTATACTCCTTTCATTCATCTTTTGCTGGCAAGCAGCTAGCGAGCCTTGAACCAGAGATGGCAGCTTACAGTGAGGTATTAGCTCAACTCAAGCAAGAAACTTATCTCAATTACAATAAAATCTATCGACAGGCCGTTCTCAACTTAATAAAAAAGGCTGAAGATCCATGTCGTTTAATGGGTGAATCCTATAATGAAGAGACAATGTTGCCGATTCACCAACAAGCGAATGATCGCTATGCAATTTGTAACCTGTCCGTCAATAAACTCAGACTATGCTGTCTGTTTGATAATTCCCGCTTAGCCATTGAAACGGCCATACTTGCAGAGCAGTATTTAGATGGTGCAACCGCGACTTTACTGATTCCTTTATTTTATTTTTATGATTCTTTAACTCGATTGGCTGTGTTTCCTGATTCTCCTCAAACTGAACAACAGAGTCTTTTGGAGAAGGTAACCACAAATCAGGAAAAAATGCAGAAATGGGCTGACCATGCTCCAATGAATTATTTGCATAAATTTTATTTAGTAGAAGCAGAACGGCATCGGGTTTTGGGTCAATGGATTGAGGCCATGGATTGTTACGATAAGGCCATTCAAGGAGCCAACGAAAATGAATATATCCAAGAAGAAGCTTTAGCTTACGAATTGGCGGCTAAATTTTACCTCGCCTGGGGCAAAAATATTATTGCTCAAACTTACCTGACGAATGCTTACTATGCCTATGCTCGTTGGGGAGCAAAAGCTAAAGTTGAGGATTTAGAACAGCGTTATCCTCAATTACTGGCTTCCCTTCTTAACCAGAAAATAAACTGTCAGGTAGACGATACCATTACTCAGCTAACCACGGGAACCATTACATCTACCAGTAGAGGAGGTTCAGACGTTCTGGACTTGGCAACTGTCATGAAAGCTTCTCAAACTCTATCTGGGGAAATTCAGATCGAACAGTTGCTCTCAACCTTGATGCAAGTGGTGATGGAAAATGCAGGAGCCGAAAAAGGAACACTGATTTTACTAGAAGGAGATTCATTAGCGATCGCGGCTCAAACCGTGATTGGTCAAGTTTGTAATCTACAATCGATTCCCGTTTTTGGTTCTCAGGACATTCCCGTTTCCCTAATTAATTATGTCTGGCGCACGCAAGAAATTCTGGTGATTCATGATGCTACTGTCCCTCAACATTTTGCGGCTGACCCTTATATTATTCAGCAAAAACCTAAATCCGTATTGTGTAGTCCGATTAAAAATCAAGGTAAATTAATTGGTATTCTTTACCTGGAAAATAATCTCACTCCGGGAGCCTTTACGCCCAAGCGATTGGAAGTCTTAAACCTTTTATCCTCTCAAGCCGCCATTTCAATTAAAAATGCCAAACTCTATGCAGAAGTAGTCGAACGAGAAAAAGAATTAGGAGAAAGTGAAAAAAGGCTCGCTCAATTTTTAGAAGCCATGCCAGTAGGCGTAGCTGTTCACGATGCCACAGGAAAACTCTATTACACTAATCAGACAGGGCAACAATTATTGGGCAAATGTGTTGTTAAAGAAGCTACCGCCGAGCAATTAACAAACATTTATCAAGTTTATCGTGCGGGAACTGACCAACTCTATCCTACCGATCGCCTGCCGATTGTGCGTGCCTTAAAAGGTGAACGGGTAACCCTTGATGATCTGGAGATTCGTCGAGGCGAAACGGTTATTCCTTTAGAGGTAGAAACAACTCCTGTTTTTGATGAACAAGGCAATATTATTTACGCGATCGCCACCATGCAAGATATTAGCGATCGCAAGCAAGCAGAAGCCGATCGCCTGCGTCTGGCTCAAGAACGAGAAGCCAAGAATGTCGCCTTACAGATGAATCAAGAAATTGAGGCAAAAAATCAAGAATTAGCTGCTGCTTTAGAACAATTAAAAACCACCCAGCAACAATTAATCGAGTCAGAAAAAATGGCGGCGCTTGGACAATTAGTGGCTGGCATTGCCCATGAAATTAATACGCCTTTAGGAGCTATTCGCTCTTCCGCAGGAAATATTTATAAGTTCTTAGGTCAAACCCTAGAACAATTACCTACCCTATTTCAATCCCTCACCCCAGAGGAAGGGCAAGATTTCTTAACCTTACTCCAACGCTCACTTCAACAAGAATCAACGTTCTCAACCAAAGAAGAGCGACAATTCAAAAGAGCTTTAAGACGACAACTCGAAGAGGCAGCCATTGAAAACGCCGATGTAATTGCTGATCGCCTCGTTATTATGGGGATTTCTCAAGACATTGAGCCGTTTTTACCCCTGTTAAGAAAACCTGATAGTTCGCAAATCTTAGCCCTCGCTTATAAACTGTCAGAATTAAAACGAGGCACAATGACCATTAATACAGCCACAGAACGGGCTTCCAAAGTTGTGTTTGCTCTAAAAACCTATGCTCGTTATGATCAGACGGGTGAAATGACTCCAGCCAATCTGACTGAAGGGATTGAAACTGTCCTAACCCTCTATCATAATCAGTTAAAGAAGGGGGTTGAGGTGGTACGTAATTATGGCAACTTACCGACGATGTTATGTTATCCTGATGAACTCAATCAGGTTTGGACAAACCTGATTCATAATGCCTTACAAGCCATGGATTATCAAGGCATTTTAACCCTTAGTGTCATGGTGGATGAGCAGCAAGCTAAAATTAGTATTGGCGATACCGGAAAAGGAATACCCGAAGAAATTCAAGCGAAAATATTTGAACCTTTTTTTACAACAAAACCCGCAGGAGAGGGTAGTGGTTTGGGACTTGATATCGTCAAGAAAATTATTGAAAAGCATGACGGTAAAATTATGGTAGAAAGCGAACCGGGCTGCACGACCTTCAAGGTGTTTCTACCGATTCATCCAATCCAGGAGGCAGCGAATGGCTAA